GGCGGCATTGCCGGAATTGCCAAGACAGCCCCGGCGCGCCTGGCTAGCCTTGCGCTTTGTCTTTTCCGTTTGCTGTCATGTCGCGCCCCGCCTTCCCCGCTCCCGCCTTCCCCGCCCCAGCCAGGCTGCCCAGCCTCGCCTTCGTGCTGGTCTGGTCCACCGGTTTTATCGTCGGCAAGGCCATCGTACCGCTGGCCGATACCAGCCTCTTCCTGCTCGCGCGCTTTGCCGTGGCCGGGCTGATGTTCGTGGCGTGGACGCTGGCCGCCGGCGCTGCCTGGCCACCGCTGCGCGAGGCGCCGCGCCACCTGCTGGCCGGCGCGCTGATGCAGGGCGTCTACCTGTGTGCCGGCTACGGCGCCGTGGCGCAAGGCCTGCCGCCGGCGATCATGGCGCTGCTGGGCGCGCTGCAGCCGCTGCTGACCGCGCTGCTTGCCATTCCACTGCTGAAAGAGCTACCTTCCAGGCGGACCTGGCAGGGCCTGGCGCTGGGTGCGCTGGGCGTCGCGCTGGTCGTGGCCCCGGCGATGCAGGCCGGCGTGCAGCCGGTCTCGCCGTGGATCGTGCTGCTGGGCGTGCTGGCCATTGTTTCGATCACCATGGGAACCCTGTTGCAGAAATCCGCGATCGCCGCCTGCGACCTGCGCGCCAGCTCGGCGTGGCAGAACCTGGGCGCCATGCTGGTAGCCGGCGTCATGGTCGCGACCGAAAGCGCCGGCGGCCCGCTGCACTGGCAAGGCGGCGCGGTGCTCTGGGCCGCGCTGGCGTGGGCCGGGCTTGGGCTTTCCGGCGCCGGCACGTGGCTGCTGGTCAGCCTGGTACGGCACGGGCAGGCGGCCAACGCCGCGGCGCTGATGTTCCTGGCACCGCCGCTGGCGGCAGTGCAGGCGTGGCTGCTGTTCGGCCAGGGACTGAATGCGCTGCAGGCGCTCGGCATGGCGGTGGCCGGCGCGGGCGTGTGGCTGTGCCAGACACAGGGCAGGCCGCGGCATGCCGAAGCGCGCTGAAGCCCCCGCGCCGCTGGTCGAGCACCGCCGCTACCGCGACCAGCCCGACGGCCACCAGCACCGCCACCACCAGTTGCTGTTCGGGCTGGCGGGCGCGACCGAGCTGGAGATCGATGGCCATGCGTACCGCGTCGACGCGCACACCGGGCTGATCGTGCCGGCCGGCAGCCACCATGAATTTCTGGGTTTCGACGGCAACCTGCAGCTGGTCGCGGACTTCCCGGCGCAGTCGGTGGCGCTGCCGGCAAGGCTGATGGCACGCCCCCGCACCTTTGCGCTGGACGGCGCCTTCGGCAGCCGCGTGCGCGCGCTGGCGGCGTGGCGCGCCGCCGCGGCCGCGCGCGGCCCGCATACCGACTGGCAGCTCGCCGCGACGCTGGCAGCGGCGCTGGCCGAGAGCCTGGGCATGCCAGCCGACCAGCATGTCTTCCCGCTGATGGCCGTCGATGCCTACCTGCGCGCCAACCTGTCCGAGCCATTGCGGGTGGCCGAGGTGGCCGGGCATTTCGGCTGGAGCGTGCGCCGCTTCCAGACCCTCTTCGCCGAGGCCTTCGGCGATACGCCGCACCGGTACCAGACCCGGCTGCGGCTTGACCGCGCGGTGCAGCTGCTGTCGCAGACCACGCTGCCGCTGGCTGAGATTGCGCTGGCGTCGGGCTATCCGGACCAGACCACCTTTACGCGCAGCTTTACGCGGCGCTTCGGGCAACCGCCCGGCGCATGGCGCGCGGCGGCCTTGCACGATCGACGGCGCTGAACGGCACGCGCGACTCGGCGCTACTGCCCGCTCATCTTCCTGCGGAATTCTTCGGCAGTACCGATCTGCCGGAACAATGGCCCACCCGGCGCAAACTTGTCCGCGCTGGCCAGCGGCCCTACCACCACCGGCTCAAACCCGGCATCGCGCACCAACTGCGCCGCCACCTGCAGCGCCGCCTGATCGTCACCGGCGATCGGCACGGCGATCAGGCCGCCGGGCCGGTGATGTTCATTGGCGAAGTTGGTCGCGCCCATGAAGTTGAACGCCCTCACCACGCGTGCCCCGCGCAGGTATTTCGCCGTGGTGATGCCAATGCCGTTGCGCTGCGCTTCATCGGCAATCGCGCCGTCGCGCTGGGCAATGGCATTGGTGGCATCCAGCACGATCTTGCCCGACCATGCCCCGGCATTCTCCTGGCTGAGTTGCGGCAAGGCGCTGTAAGGGGTGGCGAGGAACAGCACGTCGGCAAAGGCGATTGCCTCGGCGACCGTCCCCGCCCGCGCCAGCGGGCCGAGGCCATCGACCAGCGGCTTGAGTGATTCTGGATGCCGCGACGAGAACAGGACCGGATGCCCCGCCTTGACCCAGAGCCCGCCGACGGTGCCGCCAATGCGCCCGGAGCCGATCACGCCGATGCGCGCCGGGCCCGTGTTCGGGGCGGCGGCCGGCTTCTGGGCACAGGCGCTCAACGGCGGGACGCTCAACCCCAGCATTGCCAGTGCCCCCGCTCGCAGCATGCGGCGCCGTTCGGGATCGAAGACATTGGCCGGCTCTTGCATCGCGCGCTCCCAGGATGACTGCTTGCCAGCGCGACCACCATGCACACTACGCAGCATCTCCTGCCGCACACCAGCCGCCCAAGGAACTCTAGGCGAAAAAATGGCCTGCCGGGCAATCGCCCTTGGCACTGCCCGCGCGCTGGACTAGTTTAGGTTGCGCCACGCCAAGAAGTCCCCAAAGACGCGCCTTGCCTATGCCGCCAACCTGCATCAGCCAATGACGTATCAGGGGGAAGACGTGCCCTATCCGGGCGGCAAGCTGTGGCTGGGCGGCGCCTTCAAGGTCATCCCGGGCGAGCAGCAGTGGGGCAAGCTGTCGGCGGTCAATATCGATAGCGGCAAGGTGGCGTGGGACTACAAGACCGAGCAGCCGCTGATCGGCGGCGTGCTGGCCACGGCCGGCGGGCTCGTCTTTACCGGCGAAGGCAACGGCCTGTTCAAGGCGTTCGACGCGGCCAACGGCAAGCTGCTGTGGCAGTTCCAGTGCGGCGCTGGCGTCAATTCGCCGCCGGTGTCCTATACCGTCGGCGGCAAGCAGTACATTGCCGTGGCAGCCGGCGGCAACACGCAACTGGACTTCAAGCGCGGCAACAGCATCTTGTCTTCGCGGTGCAATAGGTCCACAGACAGGCGATCGGAGAATGCCAGGCACACCGATCAAATCCCCCGGGTAGCCGGGCAGCACTACGCGTATATCGTCAAGCAGCTGGAGGATTTCCGGGCCAGGCGCCGTACGAACGACGCGGGGAATATGACCAGCGTGTCGCGCAACCTGAGCGACGACGACATCAGGAACATCGCCAACCACATTACCGGCCTGAATTAGGCTGCATGTCCTACCGGCCACCGGAATGCCTCCCGGCCAGAGGCCACGCAGCGCCCGGCACGGCGTTGCGCAATAAGCGACTATCCCGGCACGCCGAGCAATGTTTTCTGGATTTCCCCGGGAATTCAGCAACAAATGCCCCCGCGATCTCATTAACCTGCCCGCTATTTTCCGTTTGCGGCCCCTCAGTGCCGCGCATCCCCTGAAGGTCGATGCTTCACCGGCGCACGCGGACTGCGCGGCGTGACGTGCTGCCGCCCCGGCGAAAGCCCCGTCGCGAACGCGAGAATTTGCTTCGCCCGCCAGCCCCACAAGGGCCGGCGCGGCCATTCTGACCATACGGAGACAACGAGAGATGAGTGCAAGCGCAGAGCATCTGCAACGCGGCCTGGGCGAACGCCATATCCGGCTGATGGCGCTGGGTTCGGCCATCGGCGTGGGCCTGTTCCTGGGCGCCGGCAATGCCATCAAGATGGCCGGCCCCGCCATCATGCTGGCCTACCTGATTGGCGGCGCGATGATCTTCCTGATCATGCGCGCGCTGGGCGAGATGGCCGTGCACAACCCCGTGGCAGGCTCCTTCTGCCGCTACGCGCAAGACCACATGGGCCCGCTGGCGGGCTACCTGACCGGCTGGAACTACTGGTTCCTGTGGCTGGTGACCTGCGTCGCGGAGATCACCGCCGTCGCCATCTACATGGGCATGTGGTTCCCCGACGTGCCGCGCTGGATCTGGGCGCTGGCCGCGCTGGCCGCGATGGGCTCGGTCAACCTGATGGCGGTCAAGGCCTATGGCGAGTTCGAGTTCTGGTTCGCCATGATCAAGATCGTAACCATCGTGCTGATGCTGTTCGGCGGCGGCGCGATGATCGTGTTCGGCTTCGGCAATGGCGGCGTCGCCACCGGCATCTCCAACCTGTGGGCGCACGGCGGCTTCATGCCCAACGGCGCCTCGGGCGTGCTGATGTCGCTGCAGATGGTGATGTTCGCCTACCTGGGCGTGGAGATGATCGGCCTGACCGCCGGCGAGGCGCGCAACCCGAAGAAGTCGATCCCGGACGCGATCAACTCGGTGTTCTGGCGCATCCTGATCTTCTACGTGGGCGCGCTGTTCGTGATCCTGGCGCTGTACCCGTGGAACGAGATCGGCGCGCAAGGCAGCCCCTTCGTGCTGACCTTCGAGCGCCTGGGCATCAAGACTGCCGCCGGCATCATCAACTTCGTGGTGCTGACCGCGGCGCTGTCGTCATGCAACGGCGGCATTTTCAGCACCGGGCGCATGCTGTACAACCTCGCGCAGCAGGGCCAGGCGCCGGCGGCTTTCGCCAGGGTCGACCGCAACGGCGTGCCGCGCCGCGCGCTGCTGGTGTCGATCGCCGCGCTGCTGTGCGGCGTGCTGCTCAACTACCTGGTGCCGGAAAAAGTGTTCGTCTGGGTGACCGCCATCTCCACCTTCGGCGCGGTCTGGACCTGGGCCATCATCCTGGTCACGCAGATCAACTTCCGCCGCAGCCTGTCGGCGGCCGAGCGCAAGGCGCTGGCCTTCCGCATGCCGTTCTGGCCGTATGGCTCTTACATCGCGCTGGCGTTCCTGGCGCTGGTGGTAGCCCTGATGGCGTACTTCCCGGAAACCCGTGTGGCGCTGTACGTGGGCCCGGGCTGGCTGGTGCTGCTGACGGTCTGCTACTACGCGCTGGACATGCGCTCGCGCGGACCGGTCAGCTACCGCGCCTGACGCTGCCGCAACCGCGGGCGGGGTGCGCGTGACGGCGCGCCTCGCTACAATGCCCCCCGGGCAATCCATCGCCAGGGGGCCGAATGTCCGGGACGTTTGAGACCTTTACCGCACCGCCACCCGCGCCGCCACGCAATAGCGCGGCTGACGCCGACGCGCGCCCGCTGCGCCCGGAAACCGTGCCGCGGCTGGCCCGGCTGGCGCGCCGCTTCGTGAAGTAGCCATGGCTATCATGCTGGCGCTGTCACTGCTGACGCTGGCGGTCTGGAGCGGGCTGCTGTGCCTGCGCGCCGGCTTCTGGCGCGTGCACAGGCCGGCCGCCGCACCGGCGCCGGCGCAATGGCCGGAGGTGGTCGCCATCATCCCGGCCCGCAACGAGTCCGAGGTGATCGCGCCCGCGGTGGCGGGCGTGCTCGGCCAGCGCTACCCGGGGCGGCTCACGCTGGTGGTGGTCGACGACCACAGCCAGGACGGCACCGCCGACCTCGCCCGCGCCGCCGCCGCGACTACCACGCGCCCGCAGGCGCTGTCGGTGATCAACGCGCGCGAGCTGCCCCCCGGCTGGAGCGGCAAGGTCTGGGCCCAGGCCGAGGGGCTGGCCGAAGCCGACCGCATCGCCCCGCAGGCCCGCTTCGCCTGGCTGACCGATGCCGACATCTGGCACGGCCCTGGCGTGCTGGCCGCGCTGGTGGCGCGCGCGGAGCACGAACGGCGCGACCTGGTCTCGCTGATGGTGCGGCTGCGCTGCGAATCGGCGTGGGAGCGGCTGGTCGTGCCCGCGTTCGTGTTTTTCTTCGCCAAGCTCTACCCGTTTGCCCGCGTGCGCGACCCGCGCTCGCGCGTGGCTGCCGCGGCGGGCGGCTGCATGCTGGCCCGGCGCTCGGCGCTGGCGCGCATCGGCGGCTTTGCCGCGATCCGCGGCGAACTGATCGACGACTGCAGCCTGGCGGCGCGCATCAAGCCCGGCGGCGCGATCCGGCTGGACCTGGCCGACGACAGCCTGTCGCTGCGCCCCTATGACGACTGGCGCAGCCTGTGGGACATGATCGCGCGCAGCGCCTATACGCAGCTGCGCTATTCACCGCTGTTGCTGGCGGGCGCGGTGGCAGGCATGACGCTGGCCTACCTGGCGCCGCCGGTGCTGGCGCTGGCCGGCGGCTGGCGGCTGTGGCCGGCGTGGCTGGCGTGGGGCGCGATGGCCTTTGCCTACCTCCCGATGCTGCGCGAGTACCGCCAGCCGGCATGGCTGGCACCGCTGCTGCCGCTGACGGCCTTGTTCTACCTGGGCGCGACCATCGATTCGGCGCGGCGCTACTGGCTGCGGCGCGGCGGGCAGTGGAAGGGACGGGCGCAGGCGCCGGTGCGGTCCTGAGCCGTGCCGCTCATTTGCCGCTCATTTGCCGCTCATTTGCCGCTCATTTGCCGCTCACTTGCAACTCACTTGCCGAGATACCCCTGCGTGCGAAACCACGCCAGCGCATCGCGCAGCCCTTCGCGGTAGGCGCGCGGCGCGTAACCCAGCTGCTGGCTCGCCTTCGCCGACGTAAAGAACATCCGGTACCGGGACATATTGAGTCCGTCGACCGTGATGAACGGCTCCTTCCCGGTCACCCGCGCCGCGGCCTCCGCCGCATGCGCCAGCGGATACAGCGGCCAGCGCGGCAGTTGCATGGTGGGCGGGCGCCGCCCGCACAGCTCGGCGATATCGCGCAGCATCTGCTGCAGCATTACGTCGTCGCCGCCCAGGATGTAGCGCTCGCCGGTGCGCCCGTGCTCCAGCGCCAGGAAATGCCCCTCGGCGACATCGTCCACATGCGCCAGGTTTAGTCCGGTATCGACAAAGGCCGGGATCTTGCCGGTCGCCGCCTCGACGATGATGCGGCCGGTCGGCGTGGGCCGCACGTCGCGCGGGCCGATCGGCGTCGACGGGTTGACGATCACCGCCGGCAGGCCGCGCTCGGCCACCAGCCGTTCGACCACGCGCTCGGCCAGCACCTTGCTGCGCTTGTAGGCGCCGATGGCCTCGTGCGGCTGCATCGCCGCAGTCTCGTCCACCGGCGCCTGCGCGCCGGCGACGCGCAGCGTGGCAACGCTGCTGGTATAGACCACGCGCTCGACTCCGGCGCGCTGCGCGGCCTCCATCACCGCCAGCGTGCCATCGACGTTGGTGCGTACGATCTCCTCCGGATCGGGCGCCCACAGCCGGTAATCGGCGGCAACGTGGAACAGGTAGCGCACGCCCTGCAGCGCGGCGGCCACGGCGGCGGCGTCGCGCATGTCGCCTTCGGCCAGCGTCACCGGCAGGTCCGCCAGGTTGGTGCGCGGACTCTGCGGGCGTACCAGCACGCGCACGCTGAAACCCCGCGCCAGCGCTTGCCGCGCTACCGCCGACCCGAGGAAACCCGAGGCTCCTGTCACCAGCACGTCATCGTTTCTCGTCATAACGCCGTTTTCCCGGTGTGGCACAAGCGCCGCGAAGGCGGCGCGCCCGCGCTCGCCGTCCGGCCCGCCCGGGCGCGGCGCTGCCAGACAAAGCGCGCGTGTCGGGTATATAGTAACCATCGTGCGACGGAAATGTGATCCTGATGAATCTCCGGTGCGGCGCCGGCCCCGGAATCACAAATTCTGCCATCCTAATTGCTGAAACCCGTTGCAAAGGGTCAGGGGGTCTACTCTATGCAGGTGATTCTGGCTCAGCCCCGCGGCTTCTGTGCCGGCGTGGTGCGCGCGATCGAGATCGTCGACCGCGCCCTCGTCAAGCACGGCGCGCCGGTGTTCGTGCGGCATGAGATTGTGCATAACAAGCACGTAGTAGAGGGACTGAAGGAAAAAGGCGCGCGTTTCGTCGAAGACCTCGACGAAGTCCCTACCGGCGCCGTGACCATCTTCAGCGCGCACGGCGTGTCCCGCGCGGTCGTCGCCGATGCCAGCCAGCGCCAGCTGCATGCCATCGACGCCACCTGTCCGCTGGTGATCAAGGTCCACACCCAGGGCCGCCAGTACGCTGCCAGCGGCCGCACCGTGATCCTGATCGGCCACGCCGGCCACCCCGAGGTGGAAGGCACCATGGGCCAGATCCCGGGCAAGGTGATCCTGGTGCAGAACGAGGCCGAGGTGGAGCAGCTCGACCTGCCGGCCGACACGCCGGTTGCCTACGTCACGCAGACCACGCTCAGCGTGGACGACACCCGCAATATCATCGCCGCGCTCGCCGCCCGCTTCAGCAACCTGGTGGGCCCCGACACGCGCGATATCTGCTACGCCACGCAGAACCGCCAGAGCGCGGTGCGCGACCTGTGCAAGCTGGCCGACGTCATCCTGGTGATTGGCGCGACCAACAGCTCAAACTCCAACCGCCTGCGCGAGATCGGCACTGAAAGCGGCGTGCCCAGTTACCTGATCGCCGACGGCAGCGAACTGGACCCGGCCTGGGTCCGCGATGCCAGCGTGGTCGGTATCACCGCCGGCGCCTCGGCGCCCGAGGAAATGGTCGAGGACGTGATCGGCGCGTTGCGCAAGCTGGGCCCGGTCGAGGTCAACACCATGGCGGGGCGCGAAGAGCATGCCGAATTCCGCCTGCCCGCCGAACTGGCCGACGTCAGGCAGTCCGCCGCGCCGCGCAAGGCTGCCAAAGCCGCCGCCCGCACCGACTCCGCCACCGCGCCCGCCGCTGCCGGCACCAACGAGAATATCGCCGGCTGAACTTAACCGGAGGAAGCCTTGGCCATTCCGCTCCTGCAGGTCGCCCGCGTGGGCGCCTACATTGTCGGCAAGCATCTGTCGCGGCAGAAACGGTATCCGCTCGCGCTGATGCTGGAGCCGCTGTTCCGCTGCAACCTGGCCTGCTCGGGCTGCGGCAAGATCGACTATCCCGATCCCATCCTGAACCAGCGCCTGTCGGTGCAGGAATGCCTGGACGCGGTCGACGAATGCGGCGCGCCGGTGGTCTCGATCGCCGGTGGCGAGCCGCTGCTGCACAAGGACATGCCGGAGATCGTTCAGGGCATCATCGCCCGGCGCCGCTTTGTCTACCTGTGCACCAACGCGCTGCTGATGGAGAAGAAGCTGGACCAGTACCAGCCCAGCCCGTACTTCATCTGGTCGGTGCACCTGGACGGCGACCGCGAGATGCACGACCGCTCGGTATGCCAGGAAGGCGTCTATGACCGTGCCGTGGCGGCGATCCGGCAGGCCAAGGAACGCGGCTTCCGCGTCAATATCAACTGCACACTGTTCAATGACGCCGAGCCCGAGCGCGTGGCCAGCTTCTTCGACTCCGTCAAGGCGCTGGGCGTGGACGGCATCACCGTGTCGCCGGGCTATGCCTATGAGCGCGCGCCCGACCAGCAGCATTTCCTGAACCGCGGCAAGACCCGGCAGCTGTTCCGCGACATCCTCGGCCGCGGCCGTGCCGGCAAGAACTGGGCCTTCAGCCAGTCGGCGCTGTTCCTGGACTTCCTGGCCGGCAACCAGACCTACCACTGCACGCCGTGGGGCAACCCGGCGCGCACGGTATTCGGCTGGCAGCGGCCGTGCTACCTGGTCGGCGAGGGTTATGCCAAGACCTTCCGAGAGCTGATGGACGAGACCGACTGGGACGCCTACGGCACCGGCAACTACGAGAAGTGCGCCGACTGCATGGTGCACAGCGGCTATGAGGCCACCGCGGTGGCGGACACCTTCGCCCATCCGCTCAAGGCGCTGGGCGTCAGCCTGCGCGGCGTGCGCACCAGCGGGCCGATGGCGCCGGACATCGCGCTGGACAAGCAGCGGCCGGCCGAATACGTGTTCTCGCGCCATGTCGAGATCAAGCTTGAGGAGATCCAGCGCGCGAAGCCGCCCGCCAATCAGGCCCGTACGGCCCGGCAGGCAGCCGAGGCCAACGGCGCCGGCACGCACTGATCCCGGGGCCTCGCCACGCTCGCCGCCATCCTGACCGGCGCTGTGCTGACCTGCGTGTCGGCCGCCTATGCGCTGGCCGCGGCGGTCTTCGAAAAGCTGGAAGGCGCGGCACGCCGCCTGTTCGGCGCAGACAACCGCGTGGTGGCCATGATCGACGGCGCACTGCCCGACGCCCATATCCGCGCGCTCAACCACCGCCGCAGCAAGCTGGTGCGCGCCGTGTTGTGGCAGCTCGCCGGGCTGGTCACGGGCACGCTTGAAGTCTGGCTGGCGCTGATGCTGCTGGGCCATCCGGTGCCGCTCTGGCACGCACTGGCGATCGAATCCCTGACGCAGGCCGCACGCAACGTGGCGTTGTTCGTGCCGGCGGGACTGGGCGTGCAGGAAGCGGTAGTGATGCTGCTGGGGCAGGCGCTGGGGATGGATGCGCAGGTCTCGCTGGCGCTGGCGCTGGTCAAGCGCGCGCGCGAGATCCTGTTCGGCGTGCCGGCGTTGCTGTCATGGCAGTGGGTGGAGTTGCGGCGCTGGCGCCGCGGCTGTGCACGCGAGGCGGAGAACGCCTAGCTGGCTGCGTTCTGCCGGGCGTTATGCGTGGTCAGGTAGTTCACCAGCCCGTCCACGCCGCCGCGCGCGACGATATCGGCGAACTGCTTGCGGTACACCTCGATCAGCCACGCGCCCATCATGTTGATGTCATAGATGCGCCAGCCGGCGGCGGTGCGCTGCAGCCGGTAGTCGATCTGCATCTCGTCGGCGTTGCTGATCACGCGCGTCTGCACCACCACGTCGGTGGCGCCGCTGCCGGCCTTGGACGGCTGGTAGCGGAACCTGACGTTCTGCTCGCGCAACTGCGCCAGCGATACCGCGTAGCTGCGCACCAGCAGCGTCTCGAACTGCTCGTAGAGCTGCTTCTGCTGCTCGGGCGTCGCGCTGCGCCAGGCGCTGCCGACCGCCAGCCGCGTGGTGCGCTGGAAATCGGCATAAGGCAGGAACTCCTTGCGCACGACCGCGGTGATCTTGCCGAGGTCGCCGGCGCGCGTGTCGGGGTTGGACTGGATCGTGCCGACCACGCCTTCGACCGCCGCCTGCACCAGCTTCTCGGGGCTGGCGCCGGGCTGGACCGCCTGGGCATGCGCCGTCGCAACCATGACCACCGCCGCAATCGGCACCAGGGGAAGCAAACCGTAGCTCTTCATGGATCTCGTGCAGTAAGGACAGTGTGGCCGCGCCTGTGGCGCATGGCTGTCAGGCGCAGTTGGCAGGTGCAGTTGGCAGGTGCGCGGCCAGTATAGCGGAACGCTGCGGGCCCACGCCGCCCCGCACGCCGCATGCCGCATACACCACGCCGCCAGCCGATATACTCGCGGTTCGTGCTCCTTCCGGATACGCCCATGCTGACTTCGCTGCTGACACGCATCGTCCGGCTCGCCACGACCTGGCCCTGGCGGGTCATCATGCTGGCGGCAGTACTGAGTGCGGCCAGCGGCGTCTACGTGGCGCGCAACTTTGCGATCAACACAGACATCGGCCGCCTGCTTGATCTAGACGCGCCGTGGGCGCAACGCAATGCGGCCATCGATGCCGCCTTCCCGCAGCGCAGCCAACTGAGCCTGGCGGTGGTCCAGGCGCCCGCGGCGGAGCTGGCCGATGCCGCCGCCGATGCGCTGGCCGAGGCGCTGCGCCGCCAGCCGGCGCGCTTCACCGCGGTCAGCCAGCCTGGCGGGGGGGCGTTCTTCGCGCGCAACGGGCTGCTGTTCGCCAGTCCCGACGAAGTCCGCCAGCTGTCGCAGCAACTCGTGCAGGCGCGCCCGCTGGTCAGTGCGCTGGCGCACGACCCCACGCTGCGCGGCCTCTCCGATACCCTCACCACCACGCTGACGCTGCCGCTGCAGATGGGCCAGGTCAAGCTTGGCGACATGGCGAAGCTGCTCGGCAGCAGCGCGCGAACACTGGACCAGGTTCTGGCCGGCAAGCCCGCGGCGCTGTCGTGGGCCGGACTGGTCGACGACAGCTTCAGGCCCGGCCCGGACGGCCATGCCTACAGTTACGTCGCCGTCAGCCCGGTGCTCGACTACAGCGACCTCCAGGCCGGCGCC
This genomic window from Cupriavidus sp. P-10 contains:
- a CDS encoding AraC family transcriptional regulator, with amino-acid sequence MPKRAEAPAPLVEHRRYRDQPDGHQHRHHQLLFGLAGATELEIDGHAYRVDAHTGLIVPAGSHHEFLGFDGNLQLVADFPAQSVALPARLMARPRTFALDGAFGSRVRALAAWRAAAAARGPHTDWQLAATLAAALAESLGMPADQHVFPLMAVDAYLRANLSEPLRVAEVAGHFGWSVRRFQTLFAEAFGDTPHRYQTRLRLDRAVQLLSQTTLPLAEIALASGYPDQTTFTRSFTRRFGQPPGAWRAAALHDRRR
- the ispH gene encoding 4-hydroxy-3-methylbut-2-enyl diphosphate reductase → MQVILAQPRGFCAGVVRAIEIVDRALVKHGAPVFVRHEIVHNKHVVEGLKEKGARFVEDLDEVPTGAVTIFSAHGVSRAVVADASQRQLHAIDATCPLVIKVHTQGRQYAASGRTVILIGHAGHPEVEGTMGQIPGKVILVQNEAEVEQLDLPADTPVAYVTQTTLSVDDTRNIIAALAARFSNLVGPDTRDICYATQNRQSAVRDLCKLADVILVIGATNSSNSNRLREIGTESGVPSYLIADGSELDPAWVRDASVVGITAGASAPEEMVEDVIGALRKLGPVEVNTMAGREEHAEFRLPAELADVRQSAAPRKAAKAAARTDSATAPAAAGTNENIAG
- a CDS encoding glycosyltransferase, translated to MAIMLALSLLTLAVWSGLLCLRAGFWRVHRPAAAPAPAQWPEVVAIIPARNESEVIAPAVAGVLGQRYPGRLTLVVVDDHSQDGTADLARAAAATTTRPQALSVINARELPPGWSGKVWAQAEGLAEADRIAPQARFAWLTDADIWHGPGVLAALVARAEHERRDLVSLMVRLRCESAWERLVVPAFVFFFAKLYPFARVRDPRSRVAAAAGGCMLARRSALARIGGFAAIRGELIDDCSLAARIKPGGAIRLDLADDSLSLRPYDDWRSLWDMIARSAYTQLRYSPLLLAGAVAGMTLAYLAPPVLALAGGWRLWPAWLAWGAMAFAYLPMLREYRQPAWLAPLLPLTALFYLGATIDSARRYWLRRGGQWKGRAQAPVRS
- the hpnH gene encoding adenosyl-hopene transferase HpnH, which produces MAIPLLQVARVGAYIVGKHLSRQKRYPLALMLEPLFRCNLACSGCGKIDYPDPILNQRLSVQECLDAVDECGAPVVSIAGGEPLLHKDMPEIVQGIIARRRFVYLCTNALLMEKKLDQYQPSPYFIWSVHLDGDREMHDRSVCQEGVYDRAVAAIRQAKERGFRVNINCTLFNDAEPERVASFFDSVKALGVDGITVSPGYAYERAPDQQHFLNRGKTRQLFRDILGRGRAGKNWAFSQSALFLDFLAGNQTYHCTPWGNPARTVFGWQRPCYLVGEGYAKTFRELMDETDWDAYGTGNYEKCADCMVHSGYEATAVADTFAHPLKALGVSLRGVRTSGPMAPDIALDKQRPAEYVFSRHVEIKLEEIQRAKPPANQARTARQAAEANGAGTH
- a CDS encoding MlaC/ttg2D family ABC transporter substrate-binding protein, which produces MKSYGLLPLVPIAAVVMVATAHAQAVQPGASPEKLVQAAVEGVVGTIQSNPDTRAGDLGKITAVVRKEFLPYADFQRTTRLAVGSAWRSATPEQQKQLYEQFETLLVRSYAVSLAQLREQNVRFRYQPSKAGSGATDVVVQTRVISNADEMQIDYRLQRTAAGWRIYDINMMGAWLIEVYRKQFADIVARGGVDGLVNYLTTHNARQNAAS
- the hpnA gene encoding hopanoid-associated sugar epimerase; this translates as MTRNDDVLVTGASGFLGSAVARQALARGFSVRVLVRPQSPRTNLADLPVTLAEGDMRDAAAVAAALQGVRYLFHVAADYRLWAPDPEEIVRTNVDGTLAVMEAAQRAGVERVVYTSSVATLRVAGAQAPVDETAAMQPHEAIGAYKRSKVLAERVVERLVAERGLPAVIVNPSTPIGPRDVRPTPTGRIIVEAATGKIPAFVDTGLNLAHVDDVAEGHFLALEHGRTGERYILGGDDVMLQQMLRDIAELCGRRPPTMQLPRWPLYPLAHAAEAAARVTGKEPFITVDGLNMSRYRMFFTSAKASQQLGYAPRAYREGLRDALAWFRTQGYLGK
- a CDS encoding DMT family transporter translates to MSRPAFPAPAFPAPARLPSLAFVLVWSTGFIVGKAIVPLADTSLFLLARFAVAGLMFVAWTLAAGAAWPPLREAPRHLLAGALMQGVYLCAGYGAVAQGLPPAIMALLGALQPLLTALLAIPLLKELPSRRTWQGLALGALGVALVVAPAMQAGVQPVSPWIVLLGVLAIVSITMGTLLQKSAIAACDLRASSAWQNLGAMLVAGVMVATESAGGPLHWQGGAVLWAALAWAGLGLSGAGTWLLVSLVRHGQAANAAALMFLAPPLAAVQAWLLFGQGLNALQALGMAVAGAGVWLCQTQGRPRHAEAR
- a CDS encoding NADPH-dependent F420 reductase — protein: MQEPANVFDPERRRMLRAGALAMLGLSVPPLSACAQKPAAAPNTGPARIGVIGSGRIGGTVGGLWVKAGHPVLFSSRHPESLKPLVDGLGPLARAGTVAEAIAFADVLFLATPYSALPQLSQENAGAWSGKIVLDATNAIAQRDGAIADEAQRNGIGITTAKYLRGARVVRAFNFMGATNFANEHHRPGGLIAVPIAGDDQAALQVAAQLVRDAGFEPVVVGPLASADKFAPGGPLFRQIGTAEEFRRKMSGQ
- a CDS encoding amino acid permease, which encodes MSASAEHLQRGLGERHIRLMALGSAIGVGLFLGAGNAIKMAGPAIMLAYLIGGAMIFLIMRALGEMAVHNPVAGSFCRYAQDHMGPLAGYLTGWNYWFLWLVTCVAEITAVAIYMGMWFPDVPRWIWALAALAAMGSVNLMAVKAYGEFEFWFAMIKIVTIVLMLFGGGAMIVFGFGNGGVATGISNLWAHGGFMPNGASGVLMSLQMVMFAYLGVEMIGLTAGEARNPKKSIPDAINSVFWRILIFYVGALFVILALYPWNEIGAQGSPFVLTFERLGIKTAAGIINFVVLTAALSSCNGGIFSTGRMLYNLAQQGQAPAAFARVDRNGVPRRALLVSIAALLCGVLLNYLVPEKVFVWVTAISTFGAVWTWAIILVTQINFRRSLSAAERKALAFRMPFWPYGSYIALAFLALVVALMAYFPETRVALYVGPGWLVLLTVCYYALDMRSRGPVSYRA